The Raphanus sativus cultivar WK10039 chromosome 2, ASM80110v3, whole genome shotgun sequence DNA segment TACCAACCTCTCCTCTAAAATTGACCTCTAAAATAGAAGGGACAACAAATATAAGCACCAGAATGATGACACGTATGTAGccaaaaatattacaaacatCCCAATTCATCACGATCTCTTGAATTTAAGAACTTTTATGTTATAACCACGGTTTTGTCTACTCTTCTCATTTTTcgtcattaaaaatatttaatgaagCATCTTAGTTAATAGTAGGcccaataaaattaaattaattaatagagtTTTTCAAGATCCTGCATGTTGCAGATTTGTTCAAAACTCCCAGTCCTTTGTGTTACTaattgcttctttttttttcagatcaGAGACATAGTTGAATTGATCCACAACGCATGGAGGTAAGTAGAAAATTAATGTAGGAAAAAACCTTTGAGTGGCACGTACTTCCCACGCGCTCCTCCAACTTCTCTCTCAAAACCCTAAGCGCCGTTTCATCGAGGGTTGAGACGAATCGAGTTCCGGCGTATCTGTCGAGGTTCGTGACGTCTCTCCCTCTCGGATTATGATCATCATGACGGATTAGGTCTCGATCTGGTGTTTTTGGAGGTATTGCTCTCTCTCCGGTGAAAAATCGGACGGGTCTTGGTGCGCGACCCTTTCGTGAGCTCCGCCGCTCTGGTAACTCGTCGAAAGTACGGCTACCGCTCCTTGTTAGAGGACGACGAGGAGTCGCTGGAAATCGTGTAGTCAGTTGTCGGGGTGGAGCTCTACTCCGATTGAAGAGTCGGTTCTCGGTATTGGTGGGTTCTTCGTTTGGGATGGCGGTTCCCTATGTTTGTCTTCTCACCATTCTGggttatcttcttcttcttcgccatGAGAGTGGAGGAATACGCCTTGTCTCGGACTTGCAGGTGGTGGATCTATGACAATAAGTGGCGGTTAGGATTTAGGAATCAGTTCTTTGATTAGATGCTGGCGTGTGGTGGCCGCGGGACACCTCCGTGGGTGACACTTTGAAGGTGACTGGTGGTGACTCCGGTGCTGGTCATGGACTCCCCGGCCTCGAGGTGCTCCGGTCATCGGATTTGAAAGTCACTGGGGTTCAACCGGAGGAGGAAGCTACGCTTCCGAGTCTTCTTTCCCATcaccttttctctttttttctgctCTGATTTGTCTCGATAGATTGAGTTGTTGTTCTTTTTTCATTGCTTTGTATTGTAACCTAGCGTTGGCCGTTTCTCCATCTTTTAATCACCGGCGATGTACCTTCCGACGTCCCTTTTGgaaagaaattatatataaatattatattaaaaaaaaaaaaaaattaatgtataaaTGTACTCCGCACTCGTGTAGATGTTTAAAACAAGATTACTATTCAAATGTTAGGTGACAGTGTGACACTTAACATAAGTACTACAATTCTTCTTTTACGTACAGCTCTGCAGTTGTGTTTACTTCTGCAATGCTTTGATAATTGATTCTAATGTATAAAAACTTATAGACAATTGATATTAATTTTGACTTCCAGcactaattaaaaatataaggtTACAGtatattagaaatttagaattgTTGTCATATAAAAATACAGTGATCTATCTGTCTTTTTTTCATCACTAGCGCAACAACCAAATCAAGTTTGTGCTTTATTGTTCGTGGAAGTAGTATCACAATGAATAAAGATATTACAGACAAATCATTGTCACGGcgtcttaatttttaaattagtgATCCATATAATACACGtgttttatcattaaaaatataataaatttcattatttttcatTGAAAGgtattgattaaaaatataataaatttcattattttctcACATTTAATTCCATTAAATTGGCATAACTCTGATGTATACATGTAAGTTGTATCTCTCCATCGTTTTAAATGACATGCTATTTTTATATGGTTCATGATATCTTGTATAATGTATGGTCATGATTTACGCTTCTTGAGTTAATGCAAAAGAAATGGAAGAAAATGATTAGGTTTACAACTAAGTTAATTAAAGTTGAAGAAATGAGATTTGtaagtagcaaaaaaaaaagaaagaagatcgAGTGGCGTTGTCGTGGCGGAAACAAAAGCCACCAACTGAGCAGTCTACGTTTCCTCATCTTCCGGTTGATGTGTGTGTTGACCCCTCTCAGTTTGTTGCCACTTTCATTTTCATTAGTTATACCCAATTATCAAAAGGAATCGTTAGACGGTATCTAGATGATTTGTATAAACCTATCGACTAGATCAATTATTCGGGATATAAACAccgtttaaatttatttttgtaatcatttaaCATTATGAAGTATATCTACATTACGAAGATTAGTAATCAAACAATAGCACAATGCGTTCATTTAATTAATAAGATATCTTGTTAGAAATCAAAtacaaaatgaataataaatctCCTTTAGTCGAATCACAACAATTGAAAGATACTCCTAGGCCCTAGCAATAATCTTCTAACTTTTTTCCTTCTCGACGAGCAATAATCTGTTATGTCTAATCATAGTTTGTCTTTGAAAATGTAAGAGAGAAATCAGCAGAACCAAGTTGTCTTGGCTTAGTGGTAAAGGAGCTCCGGCTGGAGCTTTCGCCCTGGGTTCGATTCCATTTGGCTACCGGGActagcgttaaatcgcaagaatacgtggaTTGCCGTTGGCCTCAGAAGGATTAGTTTTGGACCTAGAAAGCCTTTGGATCACTctctggttaaaaaaaaaaaaaaaagggagaaATCAGCAGTGAGATGATGGTAAGGAGGGTCCACGACTCATCATGAAGTAGACGATGATGCATGCCTTTCAGATTTAGTTGGCGTGTCGTTCCTCGCATCTAAAACGGCAGGTATTCTGTTACTACTGCTTCCCTCCATCTTTTTTCCACCATCATAATTAACTAACTAACCTTCTTCTTCGGCAATGATGGCACACGTAACATATACTTTAACGGCGTTTTATCTAATTACGTCATTAATGTTGTGCACGTTACCTGAGGCAACCGGTAAGCATGGGATGTAACGTCTTCCGTTATGATGACGCGGGTATGGAGGATATTGACATTTGTAGGTTAATGGGTTGTTGGAGAGATCACATGACATGGGATGTTTTGTTCTTCGGACCGGACATGTTAGAGCCACAAAACGGTCTTATTTCCACCGACCCATTCTGTAGAAATGCAATGCATTTATTGTAACAAACCATGGTCCATGCAGTAATATTGTGATTTTCATTACACTCTTTCCATTTTAAATAGATAAcactttaaaatttaaacacataaatgaaaaaaatctatttttatttattttcaacaaaatatCACTAAATATACACATACtgtaaccaataataaaatagacTATATAATTTCATTGATCATTTAACATaaattgttaattattttacactaaattttgaaaacaatttggaaaaaacttttttaaaaagtattagtATTAAAGGAGTatattttaatgtgtttttggtatttaaacatattttaagttAATGTTGTAAAAATAAGTTAATGATGCCacaaaatgttatatatacaaAAGGGCATATATAGTATGGTCGTAATGAAAAATGGTTGGTCGTAAATGGAAAAAATATTATccatatttttgaaatcttTATACTTATCGTTTCCATTTGACTGACAAAAGATAAGTTAATAAGTCAAAACTTCAACAGTCAATCTAGAAAATAGGTTGAaacaaattttcatttatatcaCGTCTGTCTGgatgtcacaaatcgtcgtaaaaaaaaattcatttatatatttttttacaactttttatttttcgcCATTTTTATCTTCGATTTGTTTTTAACTTTGCCGTTACTATTCTTTAGATTACTTGCATGATATTCATTACcattcaaaaatatttcaactgATGTACGCGTATCTTTTGTTCGGCTTTTCACATGAAAATAGAGTCAGTATATGTGGATTATACAAAAAGAAATTGTTTATGTCATTGTGATTGATGCACAGTAAGACTATGTCAAAAAACTGGAAAATGACATAGAGAAAAACaatgattaattttttatataaaaatacagtAAAGTACTAGTAGGGTtaagaaaaatcattttctaaaataagatacttgctcttctctttctttctttccgacaagcatcaaaaccaaaaaccaaacctGCGGTTAAAACTTATACCTCCTCTGCAActaaaacagagagaaacagagGATCTTTGTCTATATAAGCACAAGTCAAGCAACAAGGGaacatttcaaaattcaaacaaaTCTCTAAGGATGATAGAACGAAGCTCCGTCGAGGAAAGAGAGGGTGGCCGTACAATTCTTGTCGGCGTGAAGCTAGACGCGCCGAGCAGAGAGTTACTCACATGGGCTTTGGTTAAAGTAGCTGAGCCTGGTGATACTGTGATCGCTCTTCATATCCTTACCAACggtaaataaacttttttttctctctcttacAGACATAAAAGCCCTGATCTTTTTATATGttctgtaattaaaaaaaaaggtttcgtttctttatttttttgtgtgtagaGATTGTTAAGAACTCTTCGCTTCTCTCTTTGGTGAAAACATTCGACTCTGTTCTCGACGTTTACGAAGGCTTCTGCAACTTAAAACAGgtaaaaaaattctgaaaactCTTTTTGATCCttttttgaaaatgttgaaAGTTTTGTCCTTTTTCTTTGTTAGGTGgatctgaagctgaagctgtgCCGTGGCGACTCTGCTCGGAAGATCATAGCTAGAGAAGCGAGATCGTTGTGTGCTTGGAAAGTTTTAGTTGGGGTTTCGAGAACTCACCATAAGATTCGATCATCAGCTTCTGTGGCTAAGTACTTGGCTAAGAAGCTGCCAAAGGAGTGTTGGGTTCATGCTGTGAACAATGGTAAAGTTGTGTTTCAAAGAGAAGGTTCTCCTCCCTCATTGGCCATGAACAATTCTCAAGGTTTGACCTTTTttcttgaatttattttttattgtttaggtTAAATAGTTAACTATATCTTAGTAGTAttagtatatttaattaatttaatttaatttaacacTTCGATTTTTCGGTTcgatttattttgataaaatcttGAACCAAATAGTTTACAgatatattttggtttgttaTGGATCTTTTTATCCACTCCAGTGTTTAGTGCTTTAAATTGGGTTTTGGTTGTTTGTCATAGGGAAGGAAGATGTTAGGAGGAACACTTTGTTGAATGTGCTTCAGAGATCTGTTACATTGAGCACACCTACCAGAGTTGTCAGCCATTTTGAGGAGGAGGCTTCCAAGGAAGATCAATCTTGTGGCCAGAGTTTGCAGCAGGCCTTGGAAGCTGCTCGTTTGGAGAGTTGTTCAGTTTGTGGTTCTGATTCTCTGTCTCCAAATGGTACAAAAGCTTCACATATCAATGATGAGTGCCACAAAGCTAAGGAGATTGTGCCTGTGAAAGGTCTAGAGGAATTGGTTAGGAAACAAGCTGAACCTATACCAGGTTGGCCTTTGCTTCGTCGTGCTTTATCTTCACCAGGACAACCCATTACTACTCATAAACAGATACCAGTAGCTCAATGGGCTTTAAAGCTTCCTCCAAGGAACAATAAGCAAATTAGTTATGACCCTTCTCATGGTACTAACTCTATCACCACTCCTGACACTAGTCCAAGAAAGCTCCCTCAGGAGCTAGAGAGACTTTACCAGAGATTTTCTTCTACTTGCCAGTTTTTCAAATACAAGGAACTTGTTTCAGTGACATCAGACTTCTCTGCTGGTTTGTTCTTGATGACATGTTCACACTTCTTGAAAATCTTGAAGCCTCTTGTTATGTAACTAAGAAAAAAAGCATTGTGGTTTCAGATAACTT contains these protein-coding regions:
- the LOC108843147 gene encoding protein kinase STUNTED translates to MIERSSVEEREGGRTILVGVKLDAPSRELLTWALVKVAEPGDTVIALHILTNEIVKNSSLLSLVKTFDSVLDVYEGFCNLKQVDLKLKLCRGDSARKIIAREARSLCAWKVLVGVSRTHHKIRSSASVAKYLAKKLPKECWVHAVNNGKVVFQREGSPPSLAMNNSQGKEDVRRNTLLNVLQRSVTLSTPTRVVSHFEEEASKEDQSCGQSLQQALEAARLESCSVCGSDSLSPNGTKASHINDECHKAKEIVPVKGLEELVRKQAEPIPGWPLLRRALSSPGQPITTHKQIPVAQWALKLPPRNNKQISYDPSHGTNSITTPDTSPRKLPQELERLYQRFSSTCQFFKYKELVSVTSDFSADNFIGRGGSSKVYRGCLSNGREVAVKILKQTEDVLNDFVAEIEIITTLLHKNIISLLGFCFEDKNLLLVYNYLSRGSLEENLHGNKKDLLAFQWRERYKVAVGVAEALDYLHNSASQPVIHRDVKSSNILLSDDFEPQLSDFGLARWASISTTHIVCSDVAGTFGYLAPEYFMYGKVNDKIDVYAFGVVLLELLSGRRPISSGCPKGQESLVMWAKPILEDGKYSQLLDPSLQINNNGDQMQRMVLAATLCIRRSPQARPKMSSVLKLLKGDEDTLKWAMQQLSSSSSDEAEMLEDEQNQRSDLQLHLNLALLDVEDDSVSMGSFEQGVVSVEEYLKGRTSRSSSFD